A genomic window from Cucumis melo cultivar AY chromosome 8, USDA_Cmelo_AY_1.0, whole genome shotgun sequence includes:
- the LOC103486112 gene encoding 60S ribosomal protein L35a-1-like: MVKGSQGERIRLYVRGTVLGYKRSKSNQYPRTSLIQIEGVNTREEVAWYAGKRLAYIYKAKVKQNGTHYRCIWGKVSRPHGNSGIVRAKFKSNLPPKSMGDKIRVFMYPSNI, from the exons ATGGTGAAGGGAAGCCAGGGAGAAAGAATCAG ACTCTACGTCAGAGGAACGGTTCTTGGATACAAGAG GTCGAAGTCTAATCAGTATCCAAGAACATCCCTGATTCAAATTGAAGGGGTGAACACCAGGGAAGAGGTCGCATGGTATGCTGGAAAGCGCTTGGCATATATTTACAAGGCCAAAGTGAAGCAAAATGGAACTCACTACCGATGCATTTGGGGCAAGGTTTCCAGGCCTCATGGTAACAGTGGCATTGTCCGAGCTAAGTTCAAGTCAAACTTGCCCCCAAAATCCATG GGTGACAAAATTAGGGTGTTTATGTACCCCAGCAATATATGA